One region of Anoplopoma fimbria isolate UVic2021 breed Golden Eagle Sablefish chromosome 10, Afim_UVic_2022, whole genome shotgun sequence genomic DNA includes:
- the pum1 gene encoding pumilio homolog 1 isoform X4, producing the protein MSSVCVLKRKAVLWQDSFSPHHRSTSPSMPVVLSSGGHAPPTGQTPQATPPSQQGVAGAGRSQDDAMVDYFFQRQHGEQPGKHRWPTGDNIHDSQVRSMDELNHDFQALALEGRAMGELLTGKKFWESDDSGKDGPKGIFLDQWRDSAWGASDHSVSQPIMVSRRPGQGFHGGGEVGVGSVMSPRSESGGLGVSMVEYVLSSSPADKLDSCLRKGPYGQRDGEVEEEKREKPKATFEGEKLKELTEVEADVINDVINPNGLPVQNGLDVDVKEFCRPPGNMVVPGPEGDLLGGPGGVGADGMTPMGGGGGPKPQEDFSGVEQGGVTMDPMESVMEPLQFDYNSQMPMDSQPTVGLFDYANQQQLFQRNNALAVQQLTAAQQQQYALAAAQQSHIGLAPAFVPNPYIISAGPPGTDPYAAGLAAAATLGPAVMPPQYYGVTPWGVYPANLFQQQAAAANNSANQQAQNQGQQNQQQVMRGGGNQRPLTPSQGQQGQQNDQLVAAAAVNSALAFGQGLAAGVPGYPVLAPAAYYDQTGALVVNTGGRSGPVRLMAPASVIISPSAAQAVAAAAASQGGANGGLGGGANGPFRAMTSQQAQQQGGPGGALGGSSFYGSSSLSSSSQSSSLFSQGSGQPGPGSASLGFSQQASSSLGATLGATLGGFGTAVANSSGGSGSRRDSLTGNSELYKRNPSSLTPIGHGTFYNGTLGFSPSPGPVGMPLPNQGPSHSLTPPPSLSNHSSSSNLNLGGLTNGSGRFISAAPGAEAKYRSAASSGSSLFSPSSQLFPSSRLRYGMSDVMPSGRSRLLEDFRNNRYPNLQLRDIAGHIMEFSQDQHGSRFIQLKLERASSAERQLVFSEILQAAYQLMVDVFGNYVIQKFFEFGSLDQKLALAERIRGHVLSLALQMYGCRVIQKALEFIPSDQQVISEMVRELDGHVLKCVKDQNGNHVVQKCIECVQPHALHFIIDAFKGQVFALSTHPYGCRVIQRILEHCLPEQTLPILEELHQHTEQLVQDQYGNYVIQHVLEHGRAEDKSKIVAEIRGNVLGLSQHKFASNVVEKCVTHASRAERAVLIDEVCSLTEGPHSALYTMMKDQYANYVVQKMIDVAEPTQRKIVMHKIRPHISTLRKYTYGKHILAKLEKYYMKNGVDLGPLCGPPNGIM; encoded by the exons atgagcagtgtgtgtgtgttgaagaggAAAGCAGTGCTCTGGCAGGATTCATTCAGCCCCCACCATAGAAGTACATCTCCCAGCATGCCCGTGGTGCTGAGCAGCGGAGGACATGCCCCTCCAACAGGGCAGACCCCTCAGGCCACACCCCCCAGCCAGCAG GGTGTGGCGGGTGCTGGACGTTCCCAGGATGATGCCATGGTAGACTACTTCTTCCAGCGGCAGCACGGTGAACAGCCTGGCAAACATCGCTGGCCAACTGGAGACAACATCCATGAcagccag gtgCGATCCATGGACGAGCTGAACCACGACTTTCAGGCTCTGGCTCTGGAGGGACGCGCCATGGGAGAG CTACTAACTGGTAAGAAGTTCTGGGAGTCAGATGACTCTGGGAAGGACGGACCAAAAGGGATCTTTCTGGACCAGTGGAGGGACAGTGCATGGGGTGCCTCAG ATCACTCCGTGTCTCAGCCAATCATGGTGTCCCGTCGGCCAGGGCAAGGTTTCCATGGCGGTGGTGAAGTAGGGGTGGGCTCGGTGATGTCACCCCGGTCCGAGAGTGGAGGGCTGGGAGTTAGCATGGTGGAGTATGTCCTGTCCTCCTCGCCAGCCGACAAACTGGATTCCTGCCTCCGAAAAGGACCTTAT ggacagagagatggagaggtggaggaggagaagagggagaagccGAAGGCAACATTTGAAGGAGAGAAACTGAAAGAGTTGACAGAAGTAGAAGCTGATGTAATCAACGACGTCATCAACCCCAATGGACTGCCCGTGCAGAACGGCCTTGACGTCGACGTCAAAGAGTTCTG tcGTCCCCCAGGCAACATGGTGGTCCCCGGTCCTGAGGGTGACCTGCTTGGTGGTCCCGGGGGTGTAGGGGCTGATGGCATGACACCCATGGGAGGTGGTGGAGGCCCCAAACCCCAGGAAGACTTCTCTGGCGTGGAACAAGGTGGCGTCACTATGGACCCCATGGAGTCAGTGATGGAGCCGCTGCAATTTGACTACAACTCCCAGATGCCCATGGACTCTCAGCCCACTGTTGGCTTATTTGATTACGCCAACCAGCAGCAG CTGTTCCAGAGAAACAACGCCCTTGCAGTGCAGCAGTTAACAGCAGCCCAGCAACAGCAGTACGCCTTGGCAGCAGCACAGCAGTCTCACATTG GTCTGGCTCCAGCATTTGTGCCCAATCCTTACATCATCAGTGCTGGTCCACCAGGGACAGACCCCTACGCAGCCGGActagcagcagcagcgacaCTCG GTCCGGCAGTGATGCCTCCCCAGTACTACGGTGTGACCCCCTGGGGGGTCTACCCTGCCAACCTTTTCCAGCAGCAGGCCGCTGCAGCCAACAACTCGGCCAATCAGCAGGCACAAAACCAGGGCCAGCAGAACCAACAGCAG GTGATGCGTGGCGGGGGCAACCAACGACCTTTGACCCCCAGCCAAGGTCAACAGGGTCAGCAGAATGATCAGCtggttgcagcagcagcagtaaactCAGCCCTTGCCTTTGGGCAGGGGTTGGCAGCAGGAGTCCCCG GCTACCCAGTCCTGGCCCCTGCAGCCTACTATGATCAGACAGGGGCCCTCGTGGTAAACACTGGAGGTCGGAGTGGCCCTGTCCGCCTCATGGCCCCTGCCTCTGTCATCATATCTCCTTCCGCAGCACAAGCAG ttgcagcagcagcagcctcacaAGGTGGTGCCAACGGTGGTCTGGGCGGCGGGGCCAACGGTCCGTTTCGTGCCATGACGTCCCAGCAGGCCCAGCAGCAGGGTGGCCCCGGTGGCGCTCTGGGAGGAAGCTCCTTTTACGGatcctcctccctcagctcctcctcccagAGTTCCTCACTTTTTTCACAAGGCTCCGGCCAGCCAGGACCAGGTTCTGCCTCTTTAGGCTTCAGCCAGcaggcctcctcctccctcgGTGCCACACTGGGGGCCACGCTCGGAGGCTTCGGCACTGCAG TGGCCAACTCTAGTGGTGGCAGCGGGTCCAGGCGGGACTCCCTGACAGGCAACAGTGAGCTGTACAAACGCAACCCCTCCAGCCTCACCCCGATCGGCCATGGAACCTTCTATAACGGCACCCTGGGCTTCAGTCCTTCCCCTGGCCCTGTGGGCATGCCCCTACCCAACCAGGGCCCCTCCCATTCCCTCACACCCCCGCCTTCCCTGTCCAATCACAGCTCCTCGTCCAACCTCAATCTTG GAGGCCTGACCAATGGCAGTGGGCGTTTCATCTCTGCAGCTCCAGGAGCAGAGGCCAAGTATCGCAGCGCTGCCAGCTCAGGCTCCTCCCTCTTTTCACCCAGCAGCCAGCTGTTCCCATCATCACGGCTACGCTACGGCATGTCGGACGTGATGCCGTCAGGCCGGAGCCGCCTGCTTGAGGACTTCAGGAACAACCGCTACCCGAACCTGCAGCTCAGAGACATTGCAGGTCACATCATGGAGTTCAGCCAGGACCAGCACGGCAGCAG GTTTATCCAGTTGAAATTGGAGCGAGCCAGTTCAGCGGAGCGCCAGCTCGTCTTCAGTGAGATACTGCAGGCGGCCTACCAGCTAATGGTGGACGTTTTTGGAAATTACGTCATCCAGAAGTTCTTTGAG tttggcAGCCTGGACCAGAAGCTGGCTCTGGCAGAGAGGATCCGAGGTCATGTGCTGTCTCTGGCCCTGCAGATGTACGGCTGCAGGGTCATTCAGAAAGCTCTGGAGTTCATCCCCTCTGATCAGCAGGTCATT AGTGAGATGGTGCGGGAGCTGGACGGCCATGTGTTGAAGTGTGTGAAGGACCAGAACGGTAACCACGTGGTGCAGAAGTGCATCGAGTGTGTCCAGCCTCACGCGCTGCACTTCATCATAGACGCCTTTAAGGGACAG GTCTTTGCCCTCTCCACTCACCCTTACGGCTGCCGAGTCATTCAGCGCATTCTCGAACACTGCCTTCCTGAACAGACGCTGCCTATACTGGAGGAGCTCCAtcaacacacagagcagctggtGCAG gaCCAGTACGGAAACTATGTGATCCAGCACGTTTTGGAGCATGGCCGAGCTGAAGATAAGAGCAAGATAGTGGCTGAAATTAGGGGCAATGTCTTGGGACTCAGCCAGCACAAGTTTGCCAG TAACGTGGTGGAGAAGTGTGTGACCCATGCGTCACGGGCAGAACGGGCAGTGTTGATAGATGAGGTGTGCAGCCTGACTGAGGGCCCCCACAGTGCCTTATACACCATGATGAAGGACCAGTACGCCAACTACGTGGTGCAGAAGATGATCGACGTGGCCGAGCCCACCCAGCGCAAGATCGTAATGCACAAG ATCCGGCCTCACATTTCCACCCTGAGGAAGTACACGTATGGAAAACACATCCTGGCCAAGCTGGAGAAGTACTACATGAAGAACGGGGTTGATCTGGGTCCTCTCTGCGGCCCTCCCAATGGCATCATGTAA
- the pum1 gene encoding pumilio homolog 1 isoform X3, which translates to MSSVCVLKRKAVLWQDSFSPHHRSTSPSMPVVLSSGGHAPPTGQTPQATPPSQQGVAGAGRSQDDAMVDYFFQRQHGEQPGKHRWPTGDNIHDSQVRSMDELNHDFQALALEGRAMGEQLLTGKKFWESDDSGKDGPKGIFLDQWRDSAWGASDHSVSQPIMVSRRPGQGFHGGGEVGVGSVMSPRSESGGLGVSMVEYVLSSSPADKLDSCLRKGPYGQRDGEVEEEKREKPKATFEGEKLKELTEVEADVINDVINPNGLPVQNGLDVDVKEFCRPPGNMVVPGPEGDLLGGPGGVGADGMTPMGGGGGPKPQEDFSGVEQGGVTMDPMESVMEPLQFDYNSQMPMDSQPTVGLFDYANQQQLFQRNNALAVQQLTAAQQQQYALAAAQQSHIGLAPAFVPNPYIISAGPPGTDPYAAGLAAAATLGPAVMPPQYYGVTPWGVYPANLFQQQAAAANNSANQQAQNQGQQNQQQVMRGGGNQRPLTPSQGQQGQQNDQLVAAAAVNSALAFGQGLAAGVPGYPVLAPAAYYDQTGALVVNTGGRSGPVRLMAPASVIISPSAAQAVAAAAASQGGANGGLGGGANGPFRAMTSQQAQQQGGPGGALGGSSFYGSSSLSSSSQSSSLFSQGSGQPGPGSASLGFSQQASSSLGATLGATLGGFGTAVANSSGGSGSRRDSLTGNSELYKRNPSSLTPIGHGTFYNGTLGFSPSPGPVGMPLPNQGPSHSLTPPPSLSNHSSSSNLNLGGLTNGSGRFISAAPGAEAKYRSAASSGSSLFSPSSQLFPSSRLRYGMSDVMPSGRSRLLEDFRNNRYPNLQLRDIAGHIMEFSQDQHGSRFIQLKLERASSAERQLVFSEILQAAYQLMVDVFGNYVIQKFFEFGSLDQKLALAERIRGHVLSLALQMYGCRVIQKALEFIPSDQQVISEMVRELDGHVLKCVKDQNGNHVVQKCIECVQPHALHFIIDAFKGQVFALSTHPYGCRVIQRILEHCLPEQTLPILEELHQHTEQLVQDQYGNYVIQHVLEHGRAEDKSKIVAEIRGNVLGLSQHKFASNVVEKCVTHASRAERAVLIDEVCSLTEGPHSALYTMMKDQYANYVVQKMIDVAEPTQRKIVMHKIRPHISTLRKYTYGKHILAKLEKYYMKNGVDLGPLCGPPNGIM; encoded by the exons atgagcagtgtgtgtgtgttgaagaggAAAGCAGTGCTCTGGCAGGATTCATTCAGCCCCCACCATAGAAGTACATCTCCCAGCATGCCCGTGGTGCTGAGCAGCGGAGGACATGCCCCTCCAACAGGGCAGACCCCTCAGGCCACACCCCCCAGCCAGCAG GGTGTGGCGGGTGCTGGACGTTCCCAGGATGATGCCATGGTAGACTACTTCTTCCAGCGGCAGCACGGTGAACAGCCTGGCAAACATCGCTGGCCAACTGGAGACAACATCCATGAcagccag gtgCGATCCATGGACGAGCTGAACCACGACTTTCAGGCTCTGGCTCTGGAGGGACGCGCCATGGGAGAG caGCTACTAACTGGTAAGAAGTTCTGGGAGTCAGATGACTCTGGGAAGGACGGACCAAAAGGGATCTTTCTGGACCAGTGGAGGGACAGTGCATGGGGTGCCTCAG ATCACTCCGTGTCTCAGCCAATCATGGTGTCCCGTCGGCCAGGGCAAGGTTTCCATGGCGGTGGTGAAGTAGGGGTGGGCTCGGTGATGTCACCCCGGTCCGAGAGTGGAGGGCTGGGAGTTAGCATGGTGGAGTATGTCCTGTCCTCCTCGCCAGCCGACAAACTGGATTCCTGCCTCCGAAAAGGACCTTAT ggacagagagatggagaggtggaggaggagaagagggagaagccGAAGGCAACATTTGAAGGAGAGAAACTGAAAGAGTTGACAGAAGTAGAAGCTGATGTAATCAACGACGTCATCAACCCCAATGGACTGCCCGTGCAGAACGGCCTTGACGTCGACGTCAAAGAGTTCTG tcGTCCCCCAGGCAACATGGTGGTCCCCGGTCCTGAGGGTGACCTGCTTGGTGGTCCCGGGGGTGTAGGGGCTGATGGCATGACACCCATGGGAGGTGGTGGAGGCCCCAAACCCCAGGAAGACTTCTCTGGCGTGGAACAAGGTGGCGTCACTATGGACCCCATGGAGTCAGTGATGGAGCCGCTGCAATTTGACTACAACTCCCAGATGCCCATGGACTCTCAGCCCACTGTTGGCTTATTTGATTACGCCAACCAGCAGCAG CTGTTCCAGAGAAACAACGCCCTTGCAGTGCAGCAGTTAACAGCAGCCCAGCAACAGCAGTACGCCTTGGCAGCAGCACAGCAGTCTCACATTG GTCTGGCTCCAGCATTTGTGCCCAATCCTTACATCATCAGTGCTGGTCCACCAGGGACAGACCCCTACGCAGCCGGActagcagcagcagcgacaCTCG GTCCGGCAGTGATGCCTCCCCAGTACTACGGTGTGACCCCCTGGGGGGTCTACCCTGCCAACCTTTTCCAGCAGCAGGCCGCTGCAGCCAACAACTCGGCCAATCAGCAGGCACAAAACCAGGGCCAGCAGAACCAACAGCAG GTGATGCGTGGCGGGGGCAACCAACGACCTTTGACCCCCAGCCAAGGTCAACAGGGTCAGCAGAATGATCAGCtggttgcagcagcagcagtaaactCAGCCCTTGCCTTTGGGCAGGGGTTGGCAGCAGGAGTCCCCG GCTACCCAGTCCTGGCCCCTGCAGCCTACTATGATCAGACAGGGGCCCTCGTGGTAAACACTGGAGGTCGGAGTGGCCCTGTCCGCCTCATGGCCCCTGCCTCTGTCATCATATCTCCTTCCGCAGCACAAGCAG ttgcagcagcagcagcctcacaAGGTGGTGCCAACGGTGGTCTGGGCGGCGGGGCCAACGGTCCGTTTCGTGCCATGACGTCCCAGCAGGCCCAGCAGCAGGGTGGCCCCGGTGGCGCTCTGGGAGGAAGCTCCTTTTACGGatcctcctccctcagctcctcctcccagAGTTCCTCACTTTTTTCACAAGGCTCCGGCCAGCCAGGACCAGGTTCTGCCTCTTTAGGCTTCAGCCAGcaggcctcctcctccctcgGTGCCACACTGGGGGCCACGCTCGGAGGCTTCGGCACTGCAG TGGCCAACTCTAGTGGTGGCAGCGGGTCCAGGCGGGACTCCCTGACAGGCAACAGTGAGCTGTACAAACGCAACCCCTCCAGCCTCACCCCGATCGGCCATGGAACCTTCTATAACGGCACCCTGGGCTTCAGTCCTTCCCCTGGCCCTGTGGGCATGCCCCTACCCAACCAGGGCCCCTCCCATTCCCTCACACCCCCGCCTTCCCTGTCCAATCACAGCTCCTCGTCCAACCTCAATCTTG GAGGCCTGACCAATGGCAGTGGGCGTTTCATCTCTGCAGCTCCAGGAGCAGAGGCCAAGTATCGCAGCGCTGCCAGCTCAGGCTCCTCCCTCTTTTCACCCAGCAGCCAGCTGTTCCCATCATCACGGCTACGCTACGGCATGTCGGACGTGATGCCGTCAGGCCGGAGCCGCCTGCTTGAGGACTTCAGGAACAACCGCTACCCGAACCTGCAGCTCAGAGACATTGCAGGTCACATCATGGAGTTCAGCCAGGACCAGCACGGCAGCAG GTTTATCCAGTTGAAATTGGAGCGAGCCAGTTCAGCGGAGCGCCAGCTCGTCTTCAGTGAGATACTGCAGGCGGCCTACCAGCTAATGGTGGACGTTTTTGGAAATTACGTCATCCAGAAGTTCTTTGAG tttggcAGCCTGGACCAGAAGCTGGCTCTGGCAGAGAGGATCCGAGGTCATGTGCTGTCTCTGGCCCTGCAGATGTACGGCTGCAGGGTCATTCAGAAAGCTCTGGAGTTCATCCCCTCTGATCAGCAGGTCATT AGTGAGATGGTGCGGGAGCTGGACGGCCATGTGTTGAAGTGTGTGAAGGACCAGAACGGTAACCACGTGGTGCAGAAGTGCATCGAGTGTGTCCAGCCTCACGCGCTGCACTTCATCATAGACGCCTTTAAGGGACAG GTCTTTGCCCTCTCCACTCACCCTTACGGCTGCCGAGTCATTCAGCGCATTCTCGAACACTGCCTTCCTGAACAGACGCTGCCTATACTGGAGGAGCTCCAtcaacacacagagcagctggtGCAG gaCCAGTACGGAAACTATGTGATCCAGCACGTTTTGGAGCATGGCCGAGCTGAAGATAAGAGCAAGATAGTGGCTGAAATTAGGGGCAATGTCTTGGGACTCAGCCAGCACAAGTTTGCCAG TAACGTGGTGGAGAAGTGTGTGACCCATGCGTCACGGGCAGAACGGGCAGTGTTGATAGATGAGGTGTGCAGCCTGACTGAGGGCCCCCACAGTGCCTTATACACCATGATGAAGGACCAGTACGCCAACTACGTGGTGCAGAAGATGATCGACGTGGCCGAGCCCACCCAGCGCAAGATCGTAATGCACAAG ATCCGGCCTCACATTTCCACCCTGAGGAAGTACACGTATGGAAAACACATCCTGGCCAAGCTGGAGAAGTACTACATGAAGAACGGGGTTGATCTGGGTCCTCTCTGCGGCCCTCCCAATGGCATCATGTAA
- the pum1 gene encoding pumilio homolog 1 isoform X2, whose translation MSSVCVLKRKAVLWQDSFSPHHRSTSPSMPVVLSSGGHAPPTGQTPQATPPSQQGVAGAGRSQDDAMVDYFFQRQHGEQPGKHRWPTGDNIHDSQVRSMDELNHDFQALALEGRAMGELLTGKKFWESDDSGKDGPKGIFLDQWRDSAWGASDHSVSQPIMVSRRPGQGFHGGGEVGVGSVMSPRSESGGLGVSMVEYVLSSSPADKLDSCLRKGPYGQRDGEVEEEKREKPKATFEGEKLKELTEVEADVINDVINPNGLPVQNGLDVDVKEFCRPPGNMVVPGPEGDLLGGPGGVGADGMTPMGGGGGPKPQEDFSGVEQGGVTMDPMESVMEPLQFDYNSQMPMDSQPTVGLFDYANQQQLFQRNNALAVQQLTAAQQQQYALAAAQQSHIGLAPAFVPNPYIISAGPPGTDPYAAGLAAAATLGPAVMPPQYYGVTPWGVYPANLFQQQAAAANNSANQQAQNQGQQNQQQVMRGGGNQRPLTPSQGQQGQQNDQLVAAAAVNSALAFGQGLAAGVPGYPVLAPAAYYDQTGALVVNTGGRSGPVRLMAPASVIISPSAAQAVAAAAASQGGANGGLGGGANGPFRAMTSQQAQQQGGPGGALGGSSFYGSSSLSSSSQSSSLFSQGSGQPGPGSASLGFSQQASSSLGATLGATLGGFGTAGRTTPFPRSLLLESYQSVANSSGGSGSRRDSLTGNSELYKRNPSSLTPIGHGTFYNGTLGFSPSPGPVGMPLPNQGPSHSLTPPPSLSNHSSSSNLNLGGLTNGSGRFISAAPGAEAKYRSAASSGSSLFSPSSQLFPSSRLRYGMSDVMPSGRSRLLEDFRNNRYPNLQLRDIAGHIMEFSQDQHGSRFIQLKLERASSAERQLVFSEILQAAYQLMVDVFGNYVIQKFFEFGSLDQKLALAERIRGHVLSLALQMYGCRVIQKALEFIPSDQQVISEMVRELDGHVLKCVKDQNGNHVVQKCIECVQPHALHFIIDAFKGQVFALSTHPYGCRVIQRILEHCLPEQTLPILEELHQHTEQLVQDQYGNYVIQHVLEHGRAEDKSKIVAEIRGNVLGLSQHKFASNVVEKCVTHASRAERAVLIDEVCSLTEGPHSALYTMMKDQYANYVVQKMIDVAEPTQRKIVMHKIRPHISTLRKYTYGKHILAKLEKYYMKNGVDLGPLCGPPNGIM comes from the exons atgagcagtgtgtgtgtgttgaagaggAAAGCAGTGCTCTGGCAGGATTCATTCAGCCCCCACCATAGAAGTACATCTCCCAGCATGCCCGTGGTGCTGAGCAGCGGAGGACATGCCCCTCCAACAGGGCAGACCCCTCAGGCCACACCCCCCAGCCAGCAG GGTGTGGCGGGTGCTGGACGTTCCCAGGATGATGCCATGGTAGACTACTTCTTCCAGCGGCAGCACGGTGAACAGCCTGGCAAACATCGCTGGCCAACTGGAGACAACATCCATGAcagccag gtgCGATCCATGGACGAGCTGAACCACGACTTTCAGGCTCTGGCTCTGGAGGGACGCGCCATGGGAGAG CTACTAACTGGTAAGAAGTTCTGGGAGTCAGATGACTCTGGGAAGGACGGACCAAAAGGGATCTTTCTGGACCAGTGGAGGGACAGTGCATGGGGTGCCTCAG ATCACTCCGTGTCTCAGCCAATCATGGTGTCCCGTCGGCCAGGGCAAGGTTTCCATGGCGGTGGTGAAGTAGGGGTGGGCTCGGTGATGTCACCCCGGTCCGAGAGTGGAGGGCTGGGAGTTAGCATGGTGGAGTATGTCCTGTCCTCCTCGCCAGCCGACAAACTGGATTCCTGCCTCCGAAAAGGACCTTAT ggacagagagatggagaggtggaggaggagaagagggagaagccGAAGGCAACATTTGAAGGAGAGAAACTGAAAGAGTTGACAGAAGTAGAAGCTGATGTAATCAACGACGTCATCAACCCCAATGGACTGCCCGTGCAGAACGGCCTTGACGTCGACGTCAAAGAGTTCTG tcGTCCCCCAGGCAACATGGTGGTCCCCGGTCCTGAGGGTGACCTGCTTGGTGGTCCCGGGGGTGTAGGGGCTGATGGCATGACACCCATGGGAGGTGGTGGAGGCCCCAAACCCCAGGAAGACTTCTCTGGCGTGGAACAAGGTGGCGTCACTATGGACCCCATGGAGTCAGTGATGGAGCCGCTGCAATTTGACTACAACTCCCAGATGCCCATGGACTCTCAGCCCACTGTTGGCTTATTTGATTACGCCAACCAGCAGCAG CTGTTCCAGAGAAACAACGCCCTTGCAGTGCAGCAGTTAACAGCAGCCCAGCAACAGCAGTACGCCTTGGCAGCAGCACAGCAGTCTCACATTG GTCTGGCTCCAGCATTTGTGCCCAATCCTTACATCATCAGTGCTGGTCCACCAGGGACAGACCCCTACGCAGCCGGActagcagcagcagcgacaCTCG GTCCGGCAGTGATGCCTCCCCAGTACTACGGTGTGACCCCCTGGGGGGTCTACCCTGCCAACCTTTTCCAGCAGCAGGCCGCTGCAGCCAACAACTCGGCCAATCAGCAGGCACAAAACCAGGGCCAGCAGAACCAACAGCAG GTGATGCGTGGCGGGGGCAACCAACGACCTTTGACCCCCAGCCAAGGTCAACAGGGTCAGCAGAATGATCAGCtggttgcagcagcagcagtaaactCAGCCCTTGCCTTTGGGCAGGGGTTGGCAGCAGGAGTCCCCG GCTACCCAGTCCTGGCCCCTGCAGCCTACTATGATCAGACAGGGGCCCTCGTGGTAAACACTGGAGGTCGGAGTGGCCCTGTCCGCCTCATGGCCCCTGCCTCTGTCATCATATCTCCTTCCGCAGCACAAGCAG ttgcagcagcagcagcctcacaAGGTGGTGCCAACGGTGGTCTGGGCGGCGGGGCCAACGGTCCGTTTCGTGCCATGACGTCCCAGCAGGCCCAGCAGCAGGGTGGCCCCGGTGGCGCTCTGGGAGGAAGCTCCTTTTACGGatcctcctccctcagctcctcctcccagAGTTCCTCACTTTTTTCACAAGGCTCCGGCCAGCCAGGACCAGGTTCTGCCTCTTTAGGCTTCAGCCAGcaggcctcctcctccctcgGTGCCACACTGGGGGCCACGCTCGGAGGCTTCGGCACTGCAGGTAGGACTACACCTTTCCCACGGAGTCTACTGCTGGAGTCTTATCAGAGTG TGGCCAACTCTAGTGGTGGCAGCGGGTCCAGGCGGGACTCCCTGACAGGCAACAGTGAGCTGTACAAACGCAACCCCTCCAGCCTCACCCCGATCGGCCATGGAACCTTCTATAACGGCACCCTGGGCTTCAGTCCTTCCCCTGGCCCTGTGGGCATGCCCCTACCCAACCAGGGCCCCTCCCATTCCCTCACACCCCCGCCTTCCCTGTCCAATCACAGCTCCTCGTCCAACCTCAATCTTG GAGGCCTGACCAATGGCAGTGGGCGTTTCATCTCTGCAGCTCCAGGAGCAGAGGCCAAGTATCGCAGCGCTGCCAGCTCAGGCTCCTCCCTCTTTTCACCCAGCAGCCAGCTGTTCCCATCATCACGGCTACGCTACGGCATGTCGGACGTGATGCCGTCAGGCCGGAGCCGCCTGCTTGAGGACTTCAGGAACAACCGCTACCCGAACCTGCAGCTCAGAGACATTGCAGGTCACATCATGGAGTTCAGCCAGGACCAGCACGGCAGCAG GTTTATCCAGTTGAAATTGGAGCGAGCCAGTTCAGCGGAGCGCCAGCTCGTCTTCAGTGAGATACTGCAGGCGGCCTACCAGCTAATGGTGGACGTTTTTGGAAATTACGTCATCCAGAAGTTCTTTGAG tttggcAGCCTGGACCAGAAGCTGGCTCTGGCAGAGAGGATCCGAGGTCATGTGCTGTCTCTGGCCCTGCAGATGTACGGCTGCAGGGTCATTCAGAAAGCTCTGGAGTTCATCCCCTCTGATCAGCAGGTCATT AGTGAGATGGTGCGGGAGCTGGACGGCCATGTGTTGAAGTGTGTGAAGGACCAGAACGGTAACCACGTGGTGCAGAAGTGCATCGAGTGTGTCCAGCCTCACGCGCTGCACTTCATCATAGACGCCTTTAAGGGACAG GTCTTTGCCCTCTCCACTCACCCTTACGGCTGCCGAGTCATTCAGCGCATTCTCGAACACTGCCTTCCTGAACAGACGCTGCCTATACTGGAGGAGCTCCAtcaacacacagagcagctggtGCAG gaCCAGTACGGAAACTATGTGATCCAGCACGTTTTGGAGCATGGCCGAGCTGAAGATAAGAGCAAGATAGTGGCTGAAATTAGGGGCAATGTCTTGGGACTCAGCCAGCACAAGTTTGCCAG TAACGTGGTGGAGAAGTGTGTGACCCATGCGTCACGGGCAGAACGGGCAGTGTTGATAGATGAGGTGTGCAGCCTGACTGAGGGCCCCCACAGTGCCTTATACACCATGATGAAGGACCAGTACGCCAACTACGTGGTGCAGAAGATGATCGACGTGGCCGAGCCCACCCAGCGCAAGATCGTAATGCACAAG ATCCGGCCTCACATTTCCACCCTGAGGAAGTACACGTATGGAAAACACATCCTGGCCAAGCTGGAGAAGTACTACATGAAGAACGGGGTTGATCTGGGTCCTCTCTGCGGCCCTCCCAATGGCATCATGTAA